A single region of the Pueribacillus theae genome encodes:
- a CDS encoding SDR family oxidoreductase, whose protein sequence is MNGPKDPTFSKKNKTLKKLKDQVIVITGASSGIGLVTARMAASKGAKVVAAARNEDALKELVEELRGKGYHATWVKADVGREEDVNNIAETAIKEFGRFDTWVNNAGVSIFGHAMDVTNEDIKRMFETNFWGVVYGTKAAVNHFKDRDVPGALINVGSLFGDRGTVIQSTYAAAKFAVHGWTESIRMELEKEKVPVSVTLIHPGRIDTPYNEHARSYLEKQPAHRGMLYPPKAVAEAILFAAENPKRDMYIGSQAKALKVFGTFLPRLTDKLMEVVMYPTQQANRPSKPREESALYHAGYGLHERGTNIGWKRSCSLYVKATKHPILSTIAVASIGATLWAAAKRKS, encoded by the coding sequence ATGAATGGGCCAAAGGATCCAACATTCAGTAAGAAGAATAAGACCTTAAAGAAATTAAAAGACCAAGTCATTGTCATTACAGGGGCATCAAGTGGAATCGGCCTCGTAACAGCAAGAATGGCCGCTTCAAAAGGAGCAAAAGTTGTTGCAGCAGCAAGAAACGAAGACGCACTAAAGGAGTTGGTTGAAGAATTAAGAGGAAAAGGTTATCATGCAACATGGGTAAAGGCAGATGTAGGACGCGAAGAAGATGTAAACAACATTGCCGAAACGGCTATAAAAGAGTTTGGGCGTTTTGACACTTGGGTGAACAACGCGGGCGTATCCATCTTCGGGCACGCGATGGATGTAACAAATGAAGATATAAAGCGTATGTTTGAGACGAATTTTTGGGGTGTCGTATACGGAACCAAGGCCGCTGTAAATCATTTTAAAGATCGAGATGTTCCAGGTGCCCTCATCAATGTTGGGAGTTTATTCGGAGATCGAGGCACCGTCATTCAATCCACTTATGCCGCTGCCAAATTTGCTGTACATGGATGGACGGAAAGCATCAGAATGGAATTGGAAAAGGAGAAAGTGCCCGTTTCGGTTACACTTATTCATCCCGGCAGAATTGATACGCCTTACAACGAACATGCAAGGAGTTATTTAGAAAAGCAACCCGCACATCGAGGAATGCTTTATCCTCCCAAGGCAGTAGCCGAAGCCATACTCTTTGCTGCAGAAAATCCGAAAAGGGACATGTATATCGGATCGCAGGCAAAAGCGTTAAAAGTTTTTGGCACCTTCTTACCGCGGCTAACTGACAAACTAATGGAAGTCGTCATGTACCCTACCCAACAAGCCAACAGGCCTTCAAAACCACGTGAAGAAAGTGCTTTATACCACGCAGGCTATGGCTTGCATGAAAGAGGAACAAATATAGGTTGGAAGCGTTCCTGCAGTCTGTACGTGAAAGCCACCAAACATCCGATCCTTTCCACAATCGCAGTCGCTAGTATAGGCGCAACCCTTTGGGCTGCCGCGAAACGGAAAAGTTAA
- a CDS encoding DUF4870 domain-containing protein, whose amino-acid sequence MPSYDERFFSMLIYLLSLIFPILGPLVIWLLKRNESGFIDYHGKEYFNFLISYFVYSIICGLLAAIFVGSVLLSILGIMVVVFTIIAAIRSFQGERYRFPFIMRFII is encoded by the coding sequence ATGCCATCATATGATGAGCGGTTTTTTTCCATGCTGATTTATTTGCTTAGCTTAATTTTTCCTATTTTGGGGCCTTTAGTGATTTGGTTACTTAAAAGAAATGAATCTGGTTTTATTGATTATCATGGCAAAGAATATTTTAATTTTCTTATCTCTTATTTTGTTTATTCGATTATTTGTGGACTTTTAGCAGCCATTTTCGTTGGTAGTGTGTTGCTTTCTATTTTGGGAATTATGGTTGTAGTGTTTACAATTATTGCGGCGATCCGCTCATTTCAGGGGGAACGATACAGATTTCCATTTATTATGCGTTTTATCATATAA
- a CDS encoding DUF4870 domain-containing protein, with translation MQTVNNVPNDDERLLSMLLYLLSLFFPIVAPLIIWLLKREDSEFVDYHGKEYFNFLISYFIYSVISGILVIILIGVVLLSVLGLMVLIFTIIAAVKSYQGERYRIPFVIRFIK, from the coding sequence ATGCAAACGGTGAACAATGTTCCAAATGATGATGAGCGGCTCTTATCGATGTTGCTTTATTTGCTCAGTTTGTTTTTTCCCATCGTGGCTCCTTTGATTATTTGGCTGCTCAAAAGGGAAGATTCCGAGTTTGTTGATTATCACGGCAAGGAATATTTCAATTTTCTAATCTCGTATTTTATTTATTCCGTGATTAGTGGAATCTTAGTAATCATATTAATCGGTGTTGTGCTGCTCAGTGTTTTAGGGCTTATGGTGCTCATATTTACAATTATTGCAGCGGTGAAATCATATCAAGGCGAAAGGTATAGAATTCCATTTGTTATAAGGTTCATCAAATAA
- a CDS encoding class I SAM-dependent methyltransferase has product MKFSWHDRFDTEEYIYGEEPNPLVVEQIERLRGCNKVVAFAEGEGRNAVFLAREGFDVTAYDLAESGSKKTEKLAEKHGVSVMTKKVDLIRDEVEANEFDAAIMIFGHFREKDQKNVFEKLLKAVKPGGIILMEVYSKEQLNYKTGGPDDRDMLYDPKNILEWCKRHHVLHFFYGEQIREEGSRHTGLAHVVQLVLKKRRLG; this is encoded by the coding sequence ATGAAATTTAGCTGGCATGATCGGTTTGACACTGAAGAATATATTTATGGTGAAGAGCCGAATCCATTGGTTGTCGAGCAGATTGAGCGCTTGAGGGGCTGTAACAAGGTCGTCGCGTTTGCGGAAGGGGAAGGGCGCAATGCGGTATTTTTGGCGAGAGAAGGATTTGACGTGACGGCTTATGATCTCGCGGAAAGCGGCTCGAAGAAGACGGAAAAGTTGGCGGAGAAACACGGTGTCTCTGTCATGACAAAAAAAGTCGATTTAATCCGGGATGAAGTGGAGGCAAATGAGTTTGATGCGGCAATTATGATTTTCGGACATTTTCGGGAAAAAGATCAGAAGAACGTGTTTGAAAAATTGCTAAAAGCAGTGAAGCCCGGCGGCATCATTCTAATGGAAGTGTATTCGAAAGAACAATTGAATTACAAGACGGGCGGCCCGGACGATCGTGATATGCTGTATGATCCGAAAAATATTCTCGAATGGTGCAAAAGGCATCATGTTCTTCATTTTTTCTATGGTGAGCAAATCCGTGAAGAAGGAAGCCGCCATACCGGATTGGCCCATGTTGTACAACTCGTATTGAAAAAGCGAAGGTTGGGATAG
- a CDS encoding O-acetyl-ADP-ribose deacetylase: MKVEIKGNTLKLMIGDITKQETEAIVNAANGTLLGGGGVDGAIHRAAGKELLEACKEIRKNVLQGKELPTGEAVITKGYRLPAKYVIHTVGPVWKGNTNNEEKLLSNCYNNSLQLAKEKGIQSISFPSISTGVYRFPVDLASKVALTTITDFLKIQPFGEVVMTLFSQNDYDVYEASLKEMLSSD, encoded by the coding sequence ATGAAAGTTGAAATCAAAGGCAACACGCTTAAGCTGATGATAGGTGATATTACGAAACAAGAAACAGAGGCGATTGTGAACGCCGCGAATGGTACGCTGTTAGGGGGCGGGGGAGTTGACGGCGCTATTCATCGTGCGGCTGGCAAGGAATTGCTCGAAGCATGTAAAGAAATCCGAAAAAACGTGCTTCAAGGTAAAGAATTGCCGACCGGCGAAGCGGTCATAACGAAAGGGTACCGTTTGCCTGCCAAGTATGTGATCCACACGGTCGGGCCTGTTTGGAAGGGAAATACAAACAACGAGGAAAAGCTTTTATCCAACTGCTATAACAATTCCTTGCAATTAGCCAAAGAGAAAGGGATTCAAAGCATCTCTTTCCCTTCCATTTCAACAGGCGTTTACAGGTTTCCGGTTGATTTGGCCTCTAAGGTAGCGCTAACAACCATTACAGACTTTTTAAAGATCCAGCCATTCGGTGAAGTTGTTATGACATTGTTTTCCCAAAATGATTATGATGTGTATGAAGCTTCACTAAAAGAGATGCTATCGAGCGATTAA
- a CDS encoding MarR family winged helix-turn-helix transcriptional regulator, giving the protein MSNDLIENIELEMAFLSRRIALVGNKIEWNLDRSAYLLLHYLHVKGPLGVKGLANELQLDISTVSRQASALGKKGYVDKIPDPSDRRAYFYQITELGMKQLSDYKQARFNKFTKLLDGWSDEERIVFGQLLKKFNQAIREKL; this is encoded by the coding sequence ATGAGTAATGATTTAATCGAGAACATCGAATTGGAGATGGCGTTTCTATCCCGCCGGATTGCGTTAGTTGGAAATAAAATTGAATGGAATCTTGATCGTTCGGCATACCTGTTGCTGCATTATTTACATGTAAAAGGCCCACTTGGCGTAAAAGGGCTGGCAAATGAGCTGCAATTGGATATTTCGACTGTAAGCAGACAAGCCTCCGCTCTTGGTAAAAAAGGCTATGTCGATAAAATACCAGACCCATCAGATCGCAGAGCCTATTTTTACCAAATTACTGAATTAGGCATGAAGCAATTAAGCGATTATAAGCAAGCGAGGTTTAACAAGTTTACGAAGCTGCTGGACGGATGGTCAGATGAAGAACGCATCGTCTTTGGACAGTTGTTAAAGAAATTTAATCAAGCAATAAGGGAAAAGTTGTAA
- a CDS encoding MFS transporter: MPSQSIVSTPTKALKEKKEKKASLFNQPLSVWAIFFASVIAFMGIGLVNPILPEIANKLNASPSQVTLLFTSYNAVMAFAMLITGVISTRLGHKWTLLLGVGIIAAVSVTGGFANNIWTLVGLRGGWGLGNALFVATALAAIVSLSKSGTAKAIILYEAAVGLGISIGPLLGGTLGSISWRGPFFGVSTLMLFVFIILITLMPKAKDNNLETTSTAKQKTSLLDPFRAMKHRSLLVLGLVAALYNVGFFTIMAYAPFVLGLDAKGLGYVFLGWGILLAITSVFMAPKLQQRFGTIKSMRIMLSLFVLDLVVMGIFTSLQWVVICAVIFAGAILGNNNTLITTAVMDAAPVERSTASAAYSFLRFIGAAISPFMAAKLAEVFNPHVPFLVGGSFVLLSLLFVLLNDKHVRHVDELESVL, translated from the coding sequence ATGCCATCACAGTCGATTGTCTCGACGCCAACGAAAGCGTTGAAAGAAAAAAAGGAAAAGAAAGCAAGTTTATTCAACCAGCCGCTTTCTGTATGGGCAATTTTTTTCGCGAGTGTGATTGCTTTCATGGGAATTGGACTCGTAAACCCGATTCTTCCAGAGATTGCTAATAAATTAAATGCATCACCTAGTCAGGTTACGTTACTATTTACGAGTTATAATGCTGTTATGGCTTTTGCGATGTTGATTACCGGGGTGATTTCAACAAGGCTTGGACATAAGTGGACATTGCTTTTGGGCGTTGGGATCATTGCCGCTGTTTCAGTAACAGGGGGATTTGCAAACAATATTTGGACGCTTGTCGGACTTAGAGGCGGATGGGGTCTCGGCAATGCACTTTTTGTTGCAACGGCCCTTGCGGCGATTGTGTCTCTGTCAAAAAGCGGAACAGCTAAGGCGATTATTTTATATGAAGCAGCTGTTGGGCTCGGAATTTCGATTGGTCCATTACTTGGCGGAACGTTAGGTTCCATTTCTTGGAGAGGCCCATTTTTTGGCGTCTCAACGTTGATGCTCTTTGTTTTTATCATCCTAATAACGTTAATGCCGAAAGCAAAAGACAACAATTTAGAAACAACATCTACTGCCAAACAGAAAACGTCCTTATTGGATCCGTTTCGTGCGATGAAACATCGCTCATTGCTCGTTTTAGGGCTTGTTGCTGCATTATATAATGTTGGATTTTTTACAATCATGGCTTATGCCCCATTTGTTTTAGGATTGGATGCAAAAGGTTTGGGGTATGTATTTTTAGGCTGGGGTATCCTTCTTGCGATTACTTCTGTTTTCATGGCTCCAAAGCTTCAGCAACGATTTGGCACAATTAAGTCGATGCGCATCATGTTGTCCCTATTTGTTCTTGACCTTGTTGTTATGGGGATCTTTACGTCATTACAATGGGTTGTCATTTGCGCAGTTATTTTTGCCGGGGCCATTTTAGGGAATAACAATACATTGATTACAACTGCAGTGATGGACGCCGCGCCTGTTGAACGGTCGACAGCTTCTGCAGCATATAGCTTTCTCCGTTTTATTGGAGCGGCGATTTCACCTTTTATGGCGGCAAAGCTTGCAGAAGTGTTTAACCCGCACGTTCCATTCCTTGTCGGCGGGTCGTTTGTATTGCTGTCGCTTTTGTTCGTTTTGTTGAATGACAAGCACGTTAGGCATGTTGATGAACTGGAATCAGTGTTATAA
- the cls gene encoding cardiolipin synthase produces the protein MEISHFLSLLVPIVTIVNMTLAGIVVFFERRDARATWAWLVVLLFVPILGFIVYLFFGRQLKQKNFYKLSAEERNYFKSAVDGQIKKIKELHVFEHNSLLKKHTDLILMNLKSSTSLITTNNDIEIFSDGHEKFKALFRDIKAAQSEINLQYYIIQRDDLGKKLRDLLTLKAKEGVKVRVLYDEIGSRKMSRAFFKELIAYGGEVEVFFPSFLKFINPRLNHRNHRKLCIIDGHIGYIGGFNIGNEYLGKVKKFGYWRDTHFRIIGEAVAYIQGRFILDWKQATHQKHIDLEQFVYQMKPRPGKSPVQIVDSGPNSETEYIKNMYIKLIMSAQKSVYIQTPYFIPDQSFMDACKIALLSGVDVRIMIPNKPDHPFVYWATWSHVGELISYGAKVLIYENGFMHAKTIVVDDEVASVGTANIDTRSFELNFEVNAIVYDEDVARKLRDLFLQDSELCSELTLKRYRERSAVIKFKEAISRLLSPIL, from the coding sequence TTGGAGATTAGTCATTTTCTATCATTACTCGTACCAATCGTCACAATTGTAAATATGACGCTTGCTGGAATCGTTGTCTTTTTTGAAAGAAGGGATGCTCGCGCTACGTGGGCATGGCTCGTTGTTTTACTATTTGTACCAATCCTTGGCTTTATCGTTTATTTATTTTTTGGCAGGCAATTAAAACAGAAGAATTTTTACAAACTATCGGCTGAAGAAAGAAATTATTTTAAATCCGCTGTCGATGGACAAATTAAGAAAATTAAAGAACTTCATGTATTTGAACATAACAGTTTGTTAAAAAAGCATACGGATTTAATTTTGATGAATTTAAAATCATCGACCTCATTGATTACAACTAACAATGACATCGAAATTTTTAGTGACGGCCATGAAAAATTCAAAGCATTATTCCGTGATATAAAGGCTGCCCAATCCGAAATTAATCTTCAATATTATATTATCCAGCGGGACGACTTAGGGAAAAAATTGCGGGATCTGCTTACTCTAAAAGCGAAGGAAGGTGTAAAAGTACGTGTGCTGTATGATGAAATTGGCTCGAGAAAGATGAGCCGCGCTTTTTTTAAAGAGTTGATTGCATATGGCGGGGAAGTGGAAGTATTCTTTCCGTCTTTTCTTAAATTTATTAATCCTAGGCTTAATCATCGAAATCACCGAAAGCTTTGCATCATCGACGGACACATCGGTTATATCGGCGGTTTTAACATTGGGAATGAATATCTTGGAAAAGTGAAGAAATTTGGGTATTGGCGCGACACCCATTTTCGAATCATCGGCGAAGCAGTGGCATATATACAAGGAAGGTTTATTTTAGACTGGAAACAGGCAACACATCAAAAGCACATTGATCTTGAACAATTTGTCTATCAAATGAAACCACGTCCTGGGAAAAGCCCCGTTCAAATTGTGGATAGCGGGCCGAATTCCGAAACCGAGTATATAAAAAATATGTATATTAAGCTAATCATGTCTGCCCAGAAAAGCGTCTATATTCAAACGCCTTATTTTATACCTGATCAAAGCTTTATGGATGCATGTAAAATTGCGTTGCTGTCAGGGGTGGATGTCCGAATCATGATACCGAATAAGCCTGACCATCCATTTGTTTATTGGGCGACATGGTCACATGTCGGGGAGCTTATTTCATATGGCGCAAAAGTTTTAATCTACGAAAATGGGTTTATGCACGCAAAAACAATCGTCGTTGACGATGAAGTAGCTTCGGTTGGCACAGCAAATATTGATACGCGCAGTTTTGAATTAAATTTCGAAGTGAATGCGATCGTATATGATGAGGATGTAGCAAGGAAACTAAGGGATTTATTCCTTCAGGACAGTGAATTATGCTCTGAACTTACTTTAAAACGATATCGTGAGCGATCGGCTGTTATTAAGTTTAAAGAGGCCATTTCCCGTTTGTTGTCGCCGATTTTATAG
- a CDS encoding Hsp20/alpha crystallin family protein — MALVPYDPFRQLSNIGKDFDNFFSNFPSLFRDDSQWGGVRVDVHETDTEVVATCDIPGLEKKEDVNIHIENNMLNISGSINRTNEVKDENMHRKERFFGRFHRSIPLPSPVSQEGVKATYRNGVLEVRMPKEKEGNQKTIDVEFH; from the coding sequence ATGGCATTAGTTCCATATGATCCATTTCGTCAATTGTCAAATATCGGGAAGGATTTTGATAACTTTTTTTCAAATTTCCCATCGTTGTTTAGGGATGATTCGCAATGGGGCGGAGTAAGGGTAGATGTTCATGAAACAGATACTGAAGTTGTAGCGACGTGTGATATCCCTGGACTAGAGAAGAAAGAGGATGTCAATATTCATATCGAAAACAATATGTTAAATATAAGTGGCTCCATTAATCGAACCAATGAAGTGAAAGACGAGAACATGCACCGGAAAGAGCGCTTTTTTGGACGTTTTCACCGTTCTATCCCACTTCCTAGCCCTGTGTCCCAGGAAGGTGTTAAAGCGACTTATCGAAATGGCGTTCTCGAGGTCAGAATGCCGAAAGAGAAAGAAGGCAACCAAAAGACCATTGATGTCGAATTTCATTAA
- a CDS encoding MFS transporter, whose protein sequence is MNTKKALPVLFAVMFLVMVGFGIIIPVLPFYAEKMGASPTELGLLMAVYSLMQLLFAPMWGRISDRIGRKPVLMIGIFGLAISFFLMAISSQLWMLFAARIIGGLLSSANMPTVMAYVADITSDEDRGKGMGIIGASVGLGFILGPAIGGIFSKTSLSMPFLIAGFSSLLTFILVMLILKESLSPEHRGERTTKRVPIRQTLSGPISILYFLQLFISLSLAGLEATFAYFAAAKAGLGTIELGYLFMIMGLAGAIVQGGLVGILTKKFGDGFVIQIGIVVSAIGFGLILLVDNFTTAAVFLTIFGIGNGVIRPSVSALLTKTSKTGYGSTTGLLSSVDSLGRIIGPPLGGWLFSLAVGMPYISGMILSVIAFFLYQVYKSMSKKTEPASS, encoded by the coding sequence TTGAATACAAAAAAAGCGTTGCCAGTCTTATTTGCTGTCATGTTTCTCGTCATGGTTGGTTTTGGGATTATTATACCCGTGCTCCCTTTCTATGCGGAAAAAATGGGTGCTTCACCTACAGAGCTCGGTTTGCTAATGGCTGTCTACTCATTAATGCAATTGCTATTTGCTCCAATGTGGGGACGTATTTCCGATCGAATTGGGCGGAAACCAGTATTGATGATTGGGATTTTTGGACTTGCCATTTCCTTTTTCTTAATGGCGATCTCATCACAGCTCTGGATGCTTTTTGCCGCAAGAATCATCGGTGGACTTCTATCTTCAGCGAATATGCCTACCGTCATGGCGTATGTCGCGGATATTACTTCTGATGAAGACCGGGGAAAAGGAATGGGAATTATCGGGGCTTCAGTCGGCCTCGGCTTTATCTTAGGGCCGGCGATTGGGGGCATTTTTTCAAAAACTAGCTTAAGCATGCCTTTTTTGATTGCTGGATTTTCTTCACTGTTAACGTTTATTCTCGTCATGCTTATTCTAAAAGAATCACTTTCACCTGAACATCGAGGGGAACGTACAACGAAAAGGGTACCGATACGCCAAACATTAAGCGGCCCTATTTCAATTTTATATTTTCTCCAGCTGTTTATTTCGTTATCATTGGCGGGATTGGAAGCAACTTTTGCATATTTTGCCGCAGCAAAAGCGGGCTTAGGAACGATAGAGCTCGGTTATCTGTTTATGATTATGGGATTAGCGGGCGCGATTGTTCAAGGTGGTTTAGTTGGGATACTTACGAAGAAATTCGGGGACGGATTCGTTATTCAAATTGGTATTGTTGTCTCCGCAATCGGCTTCGGTCTTATACTGCTCGTAGACAACTTTACAACCGCTGCTGTCTTCTTAACGATATTCGGAATTGGCAATGGTGTGATTCGACCTAGTGTTTCCGCACTTTTAACAAAAACATCAAAAACGGGTTACGGAAGCACAACCGGCCTATTATCATCCGTTGATTCTCTCGGAAGAATTATCGGCCCACCGCTCGGAGGTTGGCTTTTTTCCCTCGCGGTCGGCATGCCTTATATTTCAGGAATGATATTATCAGTGATCGCCTTTTTCCTCTATCAAGTTTATAAATCAATGTCAAAAAAAACCGAGCCAGCTTCTTCATAA
- a CDS encoding PadR family transcriptional regulator, which yields MDHRSLLLLGLLMTQSQHGYQIHDFVEKNLKFITNMKKATAYALLDKLSKEKFIDVSVEYDGNRPPRKVYTINDQGIQLFNKLLLQNLSTSETVFYEGDIGLMFLDHLSTEKAIESLRKRLQELQEKYSYFQQAPIHNKNSGVNIAFKHKKKMLEAEINFLLETIQLLEEKKTS from the coding sequence ATGGATCATCGTTCATTACTTCTTCTAGGCCTGCTTATGACCCAAAGTCAGCATGGTTATCAAATCCACGACTTTGTCGAAAAAAACCTTAAATTTATTACAAACATGAAAAAAGCGACGGCTTATGCCTTGCTTGATAAATTGAGCAAAGAAAAATTTATCGACGTTTCTGTTGAATATGACGGGAACCGACCGCCACGAAAGGTATATACAATTAACGATCAAGGTATTCAGCTTTTTAATAAATTATTGCTGCAAAACCTTTCCACTTCCGAAACGGTTTTTTACGAAGGTGATATTGGCTTAATGTTCCTTGATCATTTATCTACAGAAAAAGCAATTGAGTCCTTGCGAAAAAGACTGCAAGAACTCCAAGAAAAATACAGCTACTTTCAGCAAGCGCCCATACATAATAAAAATAGCGGCGTAAATATTGCGTTTAAGCATAAGAAAAAAATGCTGGAAGCCGAAATAAACTTTTTATTAGAAACGATTCAACTGTTAGAAGAGAAAAAAACAAGCTAA
- the ade gene encoding adenine deaminase, with translation MNTNMNKLKKRIAAASKRIPADLVIKNGKIIDVFNLEIIETDVAIQDGEFVGLGDYEGKQVIDANGNFVCPSFIDGHIHIESSMVKPSEYAKVVLPHGITTIIADPHEIANVSGTDGIRFMLESSEGLPLDVYMMMPSCVPATPFENTGAELNAEQLNPFYSHERVLGLGEVMNFPAVFHGEEGMLHKISDASKKGKLIDGHAAGLHAEELNVYLTAGIRTDHECVTAKEALERIQRGMYVMIREGTASKDLDELIQVVNEKNARRFLFVTDDKHLDELIAEGSIDHNVRKAIKKGTDPLLAIQIATLNAAECFGLCKKGAIAPGYEANFLFLDNLESVSVSEVYKAGTLVAKNGECLPFKEPSIVPPEPVTNSVTYKPVRKDDLCICLNERQHANIIEVIPNSIITNHLVENIAVKNGQFQPSIEKDLLKIAVVERHKMTGNIGLGIVKGLGLKSGAIVSTVAHDSHNIVVAGTNDDDMLKAIRVIGELGGGQAVLKDGEVLASLPLPLSGLMSDLGYMTVNSSLGSLNKALLHIGFMGKFNPFSTLSFLALPVIPKLKITDLGLFDVESFKHIPIASR, from the coding sequence ATGAATACGAACATGAATAAGTTAAAGAAAAGAATTGCAGCAGCTTCAAAAAGGATTCCTGCAGATCTTGTTATAAAAAACGGAAAAATCATTGATGTATTTAACTTGGAAATCATTGAAACGGACGTTGCCATTCAGGACGGAGAGTTTGTGGGGCTTGGCGATTATGAGGGAAAGCAAGTGATTGATGCAAATGGAAATTTCGTATGTCCCAGTTTCATTGATGGCCATATTCATATTGAATCATCAATGGTCAAACCGTCGGAATATGCGAAAGTGGTTCTTCCTCATGGGATAACGACGATTATTGCTGATCCGCATGAAATTGCGAATGTTTCTGGGACAGACGGGATTCGTTTTATGCTTGAATCTTCTGAGGGCCTTCCACTTGATGTGTATATGATGATGCCATCTTGTGTGCCAGCAACTCCTTTTGAAAACACAGGAGCAGAATTAAATGCAGAACAACTTAACCCTTTTTATTCCCATGAGAGGGTTTTAGGTTTAGGAGAAGTTATGAATTTTCCTGCTGTTTTCCACGGGGAGGAAGGCATGTTACATAAAATTAGTGATGCGTCTAAAAAAGGGAAGCTGATTGACGGACATGCTGCAGGGCTTCATGCCGAAGAGCTGAACGTGTATTTAACAGCCGGAATTCGAACGGATCATGAATGTGTAACTGCCAAAGAAGCTCTTGAGCGAATTCAACGTGGAATGTATGTCATGATACGAGAAGGAACAGCTTCTAAAGATTTGGACGAATTAATTCAAGTGGTCAATGAAAAGAACGCAAGGAGATTCCTATTTGTCACGGACGACAAACATTTAGATGAATTAATTGCAGAAGGAAGCATAGACCATAACGTTCGAAAAGCGATTAAAAAGGGCACCGATCCACTTTTGGCTATTCAAATCGCAACGCTAAATGCGGCTGAATGTTTTGGTCTTTGCAAAAAAGGTGCGATTGCACCGGGATATGAAGCAAATTTTCTTTTTCTTGATAATCTCGAGTCCGTTTCCGTTTCAGAAGTGTATAAAGCGGGAACGCTCGTTGCAAAAAATGGCGAATGTCTTCCATTCAAAGAACCATCGATCGTTCCTCCTGAACCGGTAACGAATAGTGTCACGTACAAACCGGTAAGGAAAGATGATCTTTGCATTTGTTTAAATGAACGGCAACATGCAAATATTATCGAAGTGATTCCAAACAGCATTATAACGAACCATCTCGTTGAAAATATCGCCGTAAAAAATGGGCAATTTCAACCATCAATAGAAAAAGATTTGCTAAAAATCGCTGTTGTAGAAAGGCATAAAATGACTGGCAATATTGGGCTCGGGATTGTCAAAGGTTTAGGGCTTAAAAGCGGAGCAATTGTCTCTACCGTTGCGCACGATTCTCATAATATTGTCGTTGCGGGAACGAACGATGACGACATGCTTAAAGCAATTCGTGTGATAGGTGAATTGGGAGGAGGGCAGGCCGTGTTAAAGGACGGCGAAGTACTTGCTTCTTTGCCTTTGCCCCTTTCCGGCTTGATGTCAGACTTAGGTTATATGACCGTAAATTCTAGCCTTGGGTCTTTAAATAAAGCATTACTTCATATTGGCTTTATGGGCAAGTTTAACCCTTTTTCTACGCTGTCATTCCTTGCACTTCCGGTCATCCCAAAATTAAAAATAACAGACTTAGGCTTATTTGACGTGGAAAGCTTCAAGCATATTCCGATTGCCTCGAGATAA